Part of the uncultured Anaeromusa sp. genome is shown below.
TCGACAAGATCGTGATTATCGGTTCGCTGATACACCATATCAATCGCAGCCTGATCAACCGCTAAAATATCAGTTGAAGCAACAATGCCGATATCGCCAATGGTTGGCTCGGCTGCACCGACGCCAGCACAGTCGCAATCCACTGACATGCGGCGCATGACATTTAGAAACACAATATGCTTGCCAAAATAATCTACCGTTGCTTTACCGGAATCAGCCATCAGTTCCATGAAATAATCCTGCATCGGCCACTGCTTAAAATCCGCTGGCATTTGTTCCATTACACCATGCACTTGGCGTTTACCAACCTGTCCTGAAGCACAGCCGATAGCAATGTTTTTCAAGGAGCCTCCAAAGCCGCCCATGGCATGCCCTTTGAAATGGGTAAGTACAATCATCGAGTCATAATTGGTAAGATGCCCTCCCATGGCTACTTCTTGCAGATGCTTTCCACCACGTACCGGGAGTGATACATCCCCTTCTTCATCCATGATATCGACCGGGCAAAAGGTCCAACCATTTGTTTCGAGTGTTTTTCTATGGTCTGCTGTCGTATATCGTTTCCCTTGATACAGCGTATTTGTTTCAACAAGGGCACTGTGTGGCACATGTGACTGAAAGGCTTTTACCATAGATTGGGGCAAAATATTTGGCCCATGGGGCTCACCGGTATGAATCTTGATAGCTACTTTTCCGTAGATTCCTTCGTTGATGATATCATATAGCTTTATTAAATGTTCGGCATCAATGTGCTTTGTAAAGTACACTTTGGCAGAAGAACCATTCCCCTCACTCTCACTTTTAGGCACGTAAGTGCTGCCGATAACCGGCGCTTGCGCCAACGCTTTTCCCATACTGGAAAATTGGGATAAAGCTAGTCCAACAGCGGCTGTACCGGTCATTTTTACAAAGG
Proteins encoded:
- a CDS encoding DUF362 domain-containing protein, translating into MKEINRRAFVKMTGTAAVGLALSQFSSMGKALAQAPVIGSTYVPKSESEGNGSSAKVYFTKHIDAEHLIKLYDIINEGIYGKVAIKIHTGEPHGPNILPQSMVKAFQSHVPHSALVETNTLYQGKRYTTADHRKTLETNGWTFCPVDIMDEEGDVSLPVRGGKHLQEVAMGGHLTNYDSMIVLTHFKGHAMGGFGGSLKNIAIGCASGQVGKRQVHGVMEQMPADFKQWPMQDYFMELMADSGKATVDYFGKHIVFLNVMRRMSVDCDCAGVGAAEPTIGDIGIVASTDILAVDQAAIDMVYQRTDNHDLVERIESRHGLHQLAAMRDLKMGNEKYQLISID